A genomic region of Laspinema palackyanum D2c contains the following coding sequences:
- a CDS encoding DsbA family protein: MQTYSPIAPLENAPDPQTLGENLNPVAPIEITYYTDPLCSWSWAVEPQWRRLRYEFGDRLVYRYSMGGLLRDWQQFSDPLNHISRPIQMGPVWIQVRHLTGMPIDEKIWVKNPPTSSYPACIAVKAASQQGPGVAESYLRRLREAVMLEGRNIAQREILLELGAELKPELGFDGDRFARDLDHPDSVEAFRQDLKEMRYCGIARFPSIMLRPNSGRSLLMMGYRPYSVLRDAIAQIAPDLEPERSVTDAIAYLTHWETITVPELAVALNLNIEAATILLDEAVHRGQLEKAGFLYRNTGGPA, translated from the coding sequence ATGCAAACTTATTCCCCGATCGCCCCCTTGGAGAACGCACCTGATCCCCAAACCCTAGGCGAAAACTTAAACCCTGTGGCACCGATTGAAATCACCTACTATACCGACCCCCTCTGTTCCTGGAGTTGGGCCGTGGAACCCCAGTGGCGACGCTTGCGCTACGAATTTGGCGATCGCCTGGTCTATCGTTACTCAATGGGAGGACTCCTCCGGGATTGGCAACAATTTAGCGACCCCCTCAACCATATTTCCCGTCCCATACAGATGGGTCCAGTTTGGATCCAGGTGCGACACCTGACGGGAATGCCCATTGATGAGAAAATCTGGGTCAAGAACCCCCCGACTTCCTCCTATCCCGCTTGTATTGCGGTGAAAGCGGCCTCACAACAAGGCCCCGGCGTTGCAGAGTCCTATTTGCGGCGACTGCGCGAGGCGGTGATGTTAGAGGGCCGCAATATAGCTCAAAGGGAGATTCTGCTAGAATTGGGGGCGGAATTGAAGCCGGAACTCGGGTTTGATGGCGATCGCTTTGCGCGGGATTTGGACCATCCCGATTCTGTAGAAGCATTCCGCCAGGACCTGAAAGAAATGCGCTATTGCGGGATTGCCCGGTTTCCCAGCATCATGCTACGCCCGAACTCGGGACGATCGCTGCTGATGATGGGATATCGACCCTATTCCGTCCTGCGAGATGCCATCGCCCAAATTGCACCGGATCTCGAACCTGAGCGATCGGTCACCGATGCGATCGCATATCTCACCCATTGGGAAACCATCACCGTTCCCGAGCTGGCCGTTGCCCTTAATCTGAATATAGAAGCAGCAACCATCCTGCTTGATGAAGCAGTCCACCGGGGACAACTGGAAAAAGCCGGGTTCCTGTATCGCAACACTGGGGGACCGGCTTAA